In Geobacillus kaustophilus, a genomic segment contains:
- the hutI gene encoding imidazolonepropionase, producing MRPLFVRRARQLVTMAGGSAAPLVKEKMSDLHIIENGSVWIENGTITAVGSDDELAHRFADRLDEADVIDARGKTVTPGLIDPHTHLVYAGSREREWTMRLDGAAYMEIMNAGGGIHATTKATREASEETLYEESKQRLDQFLLHGVTTVEAKSGYGLSLEHEIKQLEAAKRLDDIHPVDVVSTFLGAHAVPPEWKHDPDEYVRLIINEMIPEVSRRGLAEFNDVFCERGVFTPDEARRILEAGKAYGLTPKIHADEIEPYGGAELAAEVGAISADHLLRASDEGVRRMAERGVIGVLLPGTAFFLMTKAADARRLIDAGVPVALATDCNPGSSPTVSLPLVMSLACLHMRMTPAEAMAAATINAAHAIGRGHLVGSLEPGKTADLVMFNVPNYVQIMYYYGVNHVEMVIKGGEVVVKDGKVCNETKGA from the coding sequence ATGCGCCCGCTTTTTGTCCGCCGCGCCCGCCAGCTTGTGACGATGGCGGGGGGCTCCGCGGCCCCGCTCGTCAAGGAGAAGATGAGCGATCTTCACATCATTGAAAACGGCAGCGTCTGGATCGAAAACGGCACGATCACAGCCGTCGGTTCGGATGATGAACTGGCCCACCGATTTGCTGACCGTCTCGATGAGGCTGACGTGATTGACGCCCGCGGCAAAACGGTCACTCCTGGCCTCATCGATCCGCACACCCATCTCGTTTACGCCGGCAGCCGCGAACGCGAATGGACGATGCGCCTTGATGGAGCGGCGTACATGGAGATCATGAACGCCGGCGGCGGCATCCATGCGACAACGAAGGCGACGCGCGAAGCGTCGGAAGAAACGTTGTATGAAGAAAGCAAACAGCGGCTTGATCAGTTTTTGCTTCATGGGGTCACGACCGTCGAGGCGAAAAGCGGCTACGGCTTAAGCCTTGAGCACGAAATCAAGCAGCTCGAAGCTGCTAAGCGGCTTGATGACATCCACCCAGTTGATGTCGTTTCCACCTTTCTTGGCGCCCACGCCGTTCCGCCGGAGTGGAAGCACGATCCGGATGAATACGTCCGCCTCATCATCAACGAAATGATTCCCGAAGTGAGCCGGCGTGGGTTGGCCGAGTTCAACGACGTCTTTTGCGAGCGCGGCGTGTTCACTCCCGATGAGGCGCGCCGCATTTTGGAAGCGGGGAAAGCGTACGGCTTGACGCCGAAAATCCATGCCGATGAAATCGAACCGTATGGCGGGGCGGAACTGGCCGCCGAGGTCGGCGCGATTTCCGCCGACCATCTGCTTCGCGCGTCGGACGAAGGAGTTCGCCGCATGGCGGAGCGCGGCGTCATCGGCGTTCTCTTGCCAGGCACGGCATTTTTCTTAATGACAAAAGCCGCCGACGCCCGCCGTTTGATCGACGCCGGCGTTCCCGTCGCCTTGGCGACCGACTGCAACCCCGGTTCATCGCCGACCGTCTCGCTGCCGCTTGTGATGAGCCTTGCCTGTCTGCACATGCGCATGACTCCCGCTGAAGCGATGGCCGCTGCCACGATCAATGCCGCCCACGCCATCGGCCGCGGGCATCTCGTCGGCAGCCTTGAGCCGGGGAAAACGGCGGATTTGGTCATGTTCAACGTGCCGAATTACGTGCAGATCATGTACTATTACGGAGTCAATCATGTCGAGATGGTGATCAAAGGCGGGGAGGTGGTGGTGAAAGACGGCAAGGTGTGCAATGAAACGAAAGGGGCATGA